The following DNA comes from Chryseobacterium gallinarum.
TAGTTTGTAATGCTCCTACCGTTTTGTTAAGGTTTGACAATAAAGCTTTGATTTCAGCCCTATTCTGTGCATCCACGATCTGATTGGCATTGGCCATCAAAGAGTCTACTCTGTGCAGCACTACCTGGAGCTGATCTTTTACAGGACCTACCTGTGATGAAAGGCTTCCCAGGGTTCCCAGTTTGAAAGCTCCCTGTAATGTATCTCCATCTTTTGCAGTAGCTCCGCCATAGACAAGATTTACTCTCATTTCCTTACCGGACATTAATCCCGGTTCAAAGATTTCCAGAGTAGAGTTTTTGGAAAATTCAAATTTGTTATCAACCGTAACTTTTACCACAAAACTGATCTTACCGTCTTTAGAGGTTTTAGGAATAATTTTATCCACCTGCCCTACTTTCAGACCATTAATAGATACTGCGGAAGACTGTGCCAGACCTTCTACATTATCGTATTTTGCGTAAAATATATTATCGGTAGTAAAAAGGCTTTTCCCTTTCATAAATTGAAACAACACCACAAAGCCTACGACAGCCAGAAGTGCAATCACACCAGCTTTTAATTCTTTACTGAACTTCACTTGCTAATTTTTTTCTAATAAGCAAATATAATACATTTTAAATAAATCTTTTCCTTTATTATTCTGCGTTAAATACAAAAAAAAGCGACAAAAAAATTTGTCGCTTTATATCTGTAAAAATTAATTTCTTACTATTGTTGATTTCCCAGCTTATTCCAGATTTCAATTCTATAATCTTTGATGTCAGCATTGTCCTGAAGACTCTTCATCCAGGCCTGCCCGAACATTCCTGCATTTCTCTGGGTAATAGATTCCGTAAACTGTTTAAGATCACCAGGTTGTTTGTTTACCGTTTCTGATTTTTTGATCAGAACATAAACTCCTGTTCCGCCTTCAACCGGGTTGGATAGTTTTCCTTTTGCTACTCCAAATGCAGCTCCTGCAACTTTAGGCTCCATAGATCCGGCTACTGAAGGGTTCAGTAGATTCACCTGAGCCGTCTGTTTTGAAGTAGCGAATAATTTAGCAATCTGGTCTAAGTTTGAAGCTTTAGCTGCTGCAATCTTATCTGAAATTTGTTTTGCGGCTAATTTATTCTTCACAATAACTTCAATCTGATCTCTTACTGATTCAGGATCAGCAAGACCGGCTTCTTGTTTTCCGTTCAGATACACTACAATTTTATCTCCTGTTCCGTCTACGGTAAAGAATTCCGTATCTCCTTTAGATCTCTTCTTATCAAAAGCCCAGGCAAGGATTTCAGCATCTTTGTCTGTTCCTAATCCCTGAAGCTGACCGTCAAATCTCTTCGCCGTTTTAGGATTAGAGAATTGGTAGTTACCTTTCTTAGCAATGTTCACGAAATCGTTGAAAGATTTCCCTTGAACCTGCTGAATGAATTTTCTTGCTTTCTTATCAGTTTCTGCTTCTGTAGCGTCCGAAGGCTTAATTTCTTT
Coding sequences within:
- a CDS encoding MlaD family protein, which gives rise to MKFSKELKAGVIALLAVVGFVVLFQFMKGKSLFTTDNIFYAKYDNVEGLAQSSAVSINGLKVGQVDKIIPKTSKDGKISFVVKVTVDNKFEFSKNSTLEIFEPGLMSGKEMRVNLVYGGATAKDGDTLQGAFKLGTLGSLSSQVGPVKDQLQVVLHRVDSLMANANQIVDAQNRAEIKALLSNLNKTVGALQTTAASVNNLVGHNDPKLQKVLDDASLTMQSGKVTLDKYGNLAQSIDTKQLNAAIANLDATVGRLNQVIGGIDKGEGSLGKLMKDEQLYNNLNSASSNLNSLIEDMKAHPKRYINFSVFGKNNKD